From Amphiura filiformis chromosome 20, Afil_fr2py, whole genome shotgun sequence, a single genomic window includes:
- the LOC140141812 gene encoding uncharacterized protein isoform X1: MMFYFPADSTIVEIEIEIGGLDTVEKKKPESQKRKRKSPSGNRCVLGKCGMTSKDGFSLYTLPEKPASIKSEWVRFIRGTRGFKFNPSDYVRVCVCSGHFKLDQFEESQLRMYKLGLRKNPPALKERAVPSLKNETFANPFPPEFFDRPGTNSDITPAIAMTTSTAKKRRISTYTHQKTVREIEDEYACKAAEGKSQETHSIQTKEENNTGIQASKQTVREIEDEYARKAAEGKSQETQSIQTKEENNTGTQASKQMVSQQTQAKVRMHPCGVRRHHRIL; this comes from the exons ACACGGTGGAAAAGAAGAAGCCTGAGAGCCAGAAAAGAAAGAGGAAATCGCCCTCTGGTAATCGCTGTGTACTAGGCAAGTGTGGTATGACCTCAAAAGATGGGTTCTCGTTGTATACCCTGCCGGAAAAACCTGCATCTATCAAATCGGAGTGGGTACGTTTCATAAGAGGAACGAGGGGATTTAAGTTTAACCCCAGTGATTATGTAAGAGTATGCGTTTGCAGCGGTCATTTTAAACTCGACCAGTTTGAGGAAAGTCAACTACGAATGTACAAATTGGGATTGCGCAAGAACCCACCAGCACTGAAGGAAAGGGCTGTTCCTTCGTTGAAAAATGAAACATTTGCCAATCCCTTTCCACCAGAGTTCTTCGATAGGCCTGGTACCAATTCTGACATCACTCCAGCAATAGCCATGACGACCTCCACTGCAAAGAAAAGAAGAATATCAACTTACACACATCAAAAG ACTGTGAGAGAGATTGAAGACGAGTACGCATGTAAAGCTGCTGAAGGAAAGTCACAAGAAACTCATTCAATACAAAccaaagaagaaaataatacaGGCATTCAAGCTTCAAAACAG ACTGTGAGAGAGATTGAAGACGAGTACGCACGTAAAGCTGCTGAAGGAAAGTCACAAGAAACTCAGTCAATACAAAccaaagaagaaaataatacaGGCACTCAAGCTTCAAAACAG ATGGTATCCCAACAAACTCAAGCAAAAGTTAGGATGCATCCCTGTGGTGTGAGGCGTCACCATCGAATATTGTGA
- the LOC140141812 gene encoding uncharacterized protein isoform X3 — MMFYFPADSTIVEIEIEIGGLDTVEKKKPESQKRKRKSPSGNRCVLGKCGMTSKDGFSLYTLPEKPASIKSEWVRFIRGTRGFKFNPSDYVRVCVCSGHFKLDQFEESQLRMYKLGLRKNPPALKERAVPSLKNETFANPFPPEFFDRPGTNSDITPAIAMTTSTAKKRRISTYTHQKTVREIEDEYARKAAEGKSQETQSIQTKEENNTGTQASKQMVSQQTQAKVRMHPCGVRRHHRIL, encoded by the exons ACACGGTGGAAAAGAAGAAGCCTGAGAGCCAGAAAAGAAAGAGGAAATCGCCCTCTGGTAATCGCTGTGTACTAGGCAAGTGTGGTATGACCTCAAAAGATGGGTTCTCGTTGTATACCCTGCCGGAAAAACCTGCATCTATCAAATCGGAGTGGGTACGTTTCATAAGAGGAACGAGGGGATTTAAGTTTAACCCCAGTGATTATGTAAGAGTATGCGTTTGCAGCGGTCATTTTAAACTCGACCAGTTTGAGGAAAGTCAACTACGAATGTACAAATTGGGATTGCGCAAGAACCCACCAGCACTGAAGGAAAGGGCTGTTCCTTCGTTGAAAAATGAAACATTTGCCAATCCCTTTCCACCAGAGTTCTTCGATAGGCCTGGTACCAATTCTGACATCACTCCAGCAATAGCCATGACGACCTCCACTGCAAAGAAAAGAAGAATATCAACTTACACACATCAAAAG ACTGTGAGAGAGATTGAAGACGAGTACGCACGTAAAGCTGCTGAAGGAAAGTCACAAGAAACTCAGTCAATACAAAccaaagaagaaaataatacaGGCACTCAAGCTTCAAAACAG ATGGTATCCCAACAAACTCAAGCAAAAGTTAGGATGCATCCCTGTGGTGTGAGGCGTCACCATCGAATATTGTGA
- the LOC140141812 gene encoding uncharacterized protein isoform X2: MMFYFPADSTIVEIEIEIDTVEKKKPESQKRKRKSPSGNRCVLGKCGMTSKDGFSLYTLPEKPASIKSEWVRFIRGTRGFKFNPSDYVRVCVCSGHFKLDQFEESQLRMYKLGLRKNPPALKERAVPSLKNETFANPFPPEFFDRPGTNSDITPAIAMTTSTAKKRRISTYTHQKTVREIEDEYACKAAEGKSQETHSIQTKEENNTGIQASKQTVREIEDEYARKAAEGKSQETQSIQTKEENNTGTQASKQMVSQQTQAKVRMHPCGVRRHHRIL; the protein is encoded by the exons ACACGGTGGAAAAGAAGAAGCCTGAGAGCCAGAAAAGAAAGAGGAAATCGCCCTCTGGTAATCGCTGTGTACTAGGCAAGTGTGGTATGACCTCAAAAGATGGGTTCTCGTTGTATACCCTGCCGGAAAAACCTGCATCTATCAAATCGGAGTGGGTACGTTTCATAAGAGGAACGAGGGGATTTAAGTTTAACCCCAGTGATTATGTAAGAGTATGCGTTTGCAGCGGTCATTTTAAACTCGACCAGTTTGAGGAAAGTCAACTACGAATGTACAAATTGGGATTGCGCAAGAACCCACCAGCACTGAAGGAAAGGGCTGTTCCTTCGTTGAAAAATGAAACATTTGCCAATCCCTTTCCACCAGAGTTCTTCGATAGGCCTGGTACCAATTCTGACATCACTCCAGCAATAGCCATGACGACCTCCACTGCAAAGAAAAGAAGAATATCAACTTACACACATCAAAAG ACTGTGAGAGAGATTGAAGACGAGTACGCATGTAAAGCTGCTGAAGGAAAGTCACAAGAAACTCATTCAATACAAAccaaagaagaaaataatacaGGCATTCAAGCTTCAAAACAG ACTGTGAGAGAGATTGAAGACGAGTACGCACGTAAAGCTGCTGAAGGAAAGTCACAAGAAACTCAGTCAATACAAAccaaagaagaaaataatacaGGCACTCAAGCTTCAAAACAG ATGGTATCCCAACAAACTCAAGCAAAAGTTAGGATGCATCCCTGTGGTGTGAGGCGTCACCATCGAATATTGTGA